The following coding sequences lie in one Arthrobacter sp. SLBN-122 genomic window:
- a CDS encoding alpha-E domain-containing protein: MLSRIAESLFWIGRYVERADGTARILDVHLERLNHLPMDERRSVAQELLAVMGARPQSEDFGLPELLHALAYDKTSATSIAGSLGAARENARRARETVSSGLWESLNTTYYGLSQHRKDVVGTYRFCNWTLERTAMVSGLADTTVSHDESWLFLVLGRSLERADMTARMLSTRDVLSAGMSWVNMLRCAGAYESFLRTRRAAFGDQHAAEFLLLDRLFPRSIVYALRDADECLAKLDPSAQRVGFINDARRIVGQARTFLEFHRTDDLMSELPEHMERVQKAVSQASDAISRKYFNQADELAWVGEVS; the protein is encoded by the coding sequence ATGCTTAGCCGAATTGCCGAGTCCCTGTTTTGGATCGGCCGCTATGTGGAACGGGCGGACGGTACCGCCCGTATCCTTGATGTGCACCTGGAACGCCTGAACCACCTCCCCATGGACGAGCGCAGGAGCGTCGCCCAGGAACTGCTGGCGGTCATGGGCGCCCGGCCCCAGAGCGAGGATTTCGGCCTGCCCGAACTGCTCCATGCCCTGGCTTATGACAAGACCAGCGCCACGTCCATCGCCGGCTCACTGGGCGCAGCCCGTGAGAATGCCCGCCGGGCCCGGGAAACCGTGTCCTCGGGCCTCTGGGAGAGCCTGAACACCACCTACTACGGCCTGAGCCAGCACCGCAAGGACGTGGTGGGTACCTACCGCTTCTGCAACTGGACCCTGGAACGCACCGCCATGGTCAGCGGCCTTGCCGACACCACCGTGAGCCACGACGAAAGCTGGCTCTTCCTGGTCCTGGGCCGTTCCCTGGAACGCGCGGACATGACGGCCCGGATGCTCTCCACCCGCGACGTGCTCTCCGCCGGCATGTCCTGGGTGAACATGCTGCGCTGCGCCGGTGCCTACGAGTCCTTCCTGCGCACCCGCCGCGCCGCCTTCGGTGACCAGCACGCCGCCGAATTCCTGCTGCTGGACCGGCTCTTTCCGCGCTCCATCGTCTACGCGCTGCGGGACGCGGACGAGTGCCTGGCAAAGCTGGACCCGTCCGCGCAGCGGGTGGGTTTCATCAACGATGCCCGCCGCATCGTGGGGCAGGCAAGGACCTTCCTGGAGTTCCACCGGACGGACGACCTCATGTCCGAGCTGCCCGAGCACATGGAACGGGTCCAGAAGGCAGTGTCCCAGGCCTCGGACGCCATTTCCCGTAAGTACTTCAATCAGGCGGACGAACTGGCCTGGGTGGGAGAAGTGTCATGA
- a CDS encoding transglutaminase family protein: MTRLSIVHRTAYKYNKRVTLSYNEARMTPLTDSQQVVLESVVKVSPSQAAVSTYRDYWGTRVTAFDMQMPHENLEVVSNITVEVHRAGKIPAEADIVGWDVLAAPETLDTFSDWLPQSRLSGPGDEVLGIIPDVVAGKNPHEAAMSVFAWMRGEMTYMSGSTAVTTNAEEAWGQRQGVCQDLAHLAIGALRSCGIPARYVSGYLHPRSSAGIGETVAGQSHAWLEWWDGDWRSWDPTNHKPAGDFHVTVARGRDYRDVPPLKGILSGGGGSALNVSVEITQLA; the protein is encoded by the coding sequence ATGACCCGGTTGAGCATCGTCCACAGGACGGCCTACAAGTACAACAAGCGCGTCACCCTGTCCTACAACGAGGCCCGGATGACGCCGCTGACGGATTCGCAGCAGGTGGTGCTGGAGTCCGTGGTGAAGGTGTCCCCGTCCCAGGCGGCGGTGAGCACCTACCGCGACTACTGGGGGACCAGGGTCACGGCCTTTGATATGCAGATGCCGCACGAGAACCTTGAGGTGGTCTCCAACATCACGGTGGAGGTGCACCGGGCCGGGAAGATTCCGGCGGAAGCGGACATCGTGGGGTGGGACGTCCTGGCGGCACCGGAAACGCTGGACACGTTCAGTGACTGGCTGCCGCAGTCCCGGTTGAGCGGGCCGGGTGACGAAGTGCTGGGCATCATCCCGGACGTCGTCGCGGGGAAGAACCCGCACGAAGCTGCCATGTCCGTGTTTGCCTGGATGCGGGGGGAGATGACGTACATGTCCGGCTCCACCGCCGTCACCACCAACGCGGAGGAAGCCTGGGGCCAGCGCCAGGGGGTGTGCCAGGACCTGGCGCACCTGGCCATCGGGGCGCTGCGCAGCTGCGGCATTCCGGCCCGCTACGTCTCCGGCTACCTGCACCCGCGGTCCAGCGCCGGAATCGGCGAGACCGTGGCGGGACAGTCGCATGCCTGGTTGGAATGGTGGGACGGTGACTGGCGCAGCTGGGACCCCACCAACCACAAACCTGCCGGCGACTTCCACGTCACGGTGGCACGCGGCCGGGATTACCGGGACGTGCCCCCGCTCAAGGGCATCCTGTCCGGCGGCGGGGGGTCCGCCCTGAACGTCAGCGTGGAGATCACCCAGCTCGCCTGA
- a CDS encoding pyridoxamine 5'-phosphate oxidase family protein: MSNESSTQVQNLEHHECWALLRTVSVGRLAVLVDGRPDIFPVNYTVDSGTLVFRTSQGTKLSAASGDAPVAVEADGVDPKSGLAWSVVVKGTAALVKSTEDVLETSRLYLFPWQSGRKDAFVRITPDTVTGRRFQVTDPMTWWTQISSAARTAPE, encoded by the coding sequence ATGAGCAACGAGTCATCTACCCAAGTCCAAAACCTCGAACACCATGAATGCTGGGCCCTGCTGCGGACCGTGTCCGTGGGCAGGCTGGCGGTGCTGGTGGATGGACGCCCCGACATCTTCCCCGTCAACTACACGGTGGACAGCGGCACGCTGGTCTTCCGGACCAGCCAGGGAACCAAGCTCTCGGCAGCGTCCGGCGATGCCCCCGTGGCCGTGGAGGCGGACGGGGTGGACCCCAAATCGGGCCTGGCCTGGAGCGTGGTGGTCAAGGGCACCGCGGCCCTGGTCAAGAGCACCGAGGATGTGCTCGAAACCTCCCGCCTCTACCTCTTCCCGTGGCAGTCGGGGCGGAAGGACGCGTTCGTCCGCATCACGCCGGATACGGTCACGGGCCGCCGCTTCCAGGTCACCGATCCGATGACGTGGTGGACCCAGATCAGCAGCGCCGCCAGGACGGCCCCGGAATAA
- a CDS encoding SDR family NAD(P)-dependent oxidoreductase: MSSPDLTPEDIQACLKVLNTIHAYDEEHPDYVSVRRATGKMFKAVKRHRRVTKRDSIAEADRAVIAQTATAAPDRIDDETRGNKLAPSATGKVAGHLLRSRPCYICKQHFTQVDAFYHQLCPECAAFSHSKRDARTDLTGRRALLTGGRAKIGMYIALRLLRDGAHTTITTRFPKDAVRRFAAMQDSGEWLHRLRIVGIDLRDPAQVMALTDSLDQAGPLDIIINNAAQTVRRSGNAYKPLVDAEDEPLPAALEQANGGPELLTFGHAHDKHPLALAGSVTEHPVLAGDAITSLALSTGSASLERIAAGTAIDAGGLVPDLAGINSWTQVVDEVDPLEMLEVQLCNVTAPFLLVSRLRNAMRRSTARRKYIVNVSAMEGQFSRAYKGPGHPHTNMAKAALNMMTRTSAQEMLDSDGILMTAVDTGWITDERPHFTKVRLMEEGFHAPLDLVDGAARVYDPIVMGENGEDQYGVFLKDYKPSPW; this comes from the coding sequence ATGAGCTCCCCCGACCTGACCCCTGAGGACATCCAGGCCTGCCTCAAGGTCCTGAACACCATCCACGCGTACGACGAGGAGCACCCGGACTACGTCTCGGTGCGCCGCGCCACCGGAAAGATGTTCAAGGCCGTCAAGCGCCACCGCAGGGTCACCAAGCGCGACTCGATCGCCGAAGCCGACCGCGCCGTCATCGCCCAGACCGCCACCGCTGCGCCGGACCGGATCGATGACGAGACCCGCGGCAACAAGCTGGCGCCCTCCGCCACCGGCAAGGTTGCGGGCCACCTTCTCCGGTCCCGCCCCTGCTACATCTGCAAGCAGCACTTCACGCAGGTGGACGCGTTCTACCACCAATTGTGCCCGGAATGCGCTGCGTTCAGCCACAGCAAGCGCGACGCCCGGACCGACCTGACCGGGCGTCGGGCGCTGCTGACCGGCGGCCGGGCGAAGATCGGGATGTACATCGCCCTCCGGTTGCTGCGCGACGGGGCGCACACCACCATCACCACCCGGTTCCCCAAGGATGCGGTCCGCCGTTTCGCGGCCATGCAGGACAGCGGCGAGTGGCTGCACCGGCTGCGCATCGTGGGCATCGACCTGCGCGATCCTGCCCAAGTGATGGCCCTGACCGATTCACTCGACCAGGCCGGCCCGCTGGACATCATCATCAACAACGCCGCCCAGACCGTGCGCCGTTCCGGCAACGCCTACAAGCCGCTGGTGGACGCCGAGGACGAGCCGCTTCCGGCGGCACTGGAGCAGGCCAACGGCGGTCCGGAGCTGCTGACCTTCGGCCATGCCCATGACAAGCACCCGCTGGCGCTTGCCGGCAGCGTCACTGAGCACCCGGTCCTCGCCGGGGACGCCATCACCTCCCTGGCGCTGTCCACCGGTTCCGCTTCGCTGGAACGGATCGCCGCAGGAACAGCGATCGACGCCGGCGGGCTGGTTCCCGACCTGGCCGGCATCAACAGCTGGACGCAGGTGGTGGACGAGGTGGACCCCCTCGAAATGCTCGAGGTTCAGCTCTGCAACGTCACTGCGCCGTTCCTGCTGGTCAGCCGGCTCCGGAACGCCATGAGGCGCTCCACGGCACGGCGGAAGTACATTGTGAACGTCTCCGCCATGGAGGGGCAGTTCTCCCGCGCCTACAAGGGCCCTGGGCACCCGCACACCAACATGGCCAAGGCCGCGCTGAACATGATGACCCGCACCAGCGCGCAGGAGATGCTGGACAGTGACGGCATCCTGATGACCGCCGTCGATACCGGCTGGATCACCGACGAGCGCCCCCACTTCACGAAGGTCCGGCTCATGGAGGAAGGCTTCCACGCGCCCCTTGACCTGGTGGACGGCGCTGCACGGGTTTACGACCCCATCGTCATGGGCGAGAACGGCGAGGACCAGTATGGCGTCTTCCTCAAGGATTACAAGCCCAGCCCCTGGTGA